One genomic region from Spirosoma sp. KCTC 42546 encodes:
- a CDS encoding DUF3445 domain-containing protein gives MLPYFPFGQQFNDKMGTFPLLESDRLVEVDEHYPAVIALKRKLLTALPTYYYQAQSGYETAQWEVVKLIVENLVQFYPTSFSLRQEGNRWYWLNLRLNEETTFTFGDKQTLPYDPLDWLGRQVQEDLVLLAGDDARLVAGQLCFGNDWSLDEKIGLPFWQIHAPIVSIVEPMMRAAQQLMTRLPVGRPVWRLNWSVKVSDQLDMTSRHKPSLDQLLREKLPYLTSETIGEQLYLRIERQTLTRLPLSGAVLFSIRTYQSLLAHEASDPERASRMASVFSTTPPAMIAYKSMTDFLPALLAYLGKTCRK, from the coding sequence ATGCTCCCCTACTTCCCGTTTGGTCAACAGTTCAACGATAAGATGGGCACTTTCCCGCTGCTCGAAAGCGACCGGCTTGTGGAAGTCGATGAGCACTACCCAGCGGTGATTGCCCTCAAGCGGAAGCTTCTGACAGCGTTGCCAACGTACTACTACCAGGCGCAATCGGGTTATGAAACAGCCCAGTGGGAGGTTGTAAAGCTGATCGTTGAAAACCTGGTTCAGTTCTATCCTACTTCGTTTAGTCTTCGTCAGGAAGGCAATCGGTGGTATTGGCTAAACCTACGTTTGAATGAAGAAACAACATTTACATTTGGCGATAAACAAACCCTACCCTATGATCCATTGGATTGGTTGGGGCGGCAGGTTCAGGAAGATTTGGTTCTGCTGGCGGGCGACGATGCCCGATTAGTAGCGGGTCAGCTTTGTTTTGGGAACGACTGGAGTCTGGATGAGAAAATCGGGCTCCCTTTCTGGCAAATTCATGCACCCATTGTTTCGATAGTCGAGCCGATGATGCGAGCCGCCCAGCAGTTAATGACACGCCTGCCCGTGGGACGCCCGGTTTGGCGACTGAACTGGAGCGTGAAAGTAAGCGACCAACTGGATATGACAAGTCGACACAAGCCAAGCCTGGATCAGCTCCTTAGGGAAAAATTACCCTACCTAACCTCCGAAACGATTGGTGAGCAACTCTACCTGCGAATAGAACGGCAAACCCTTACCCGATTGCCCTTATCTGGAGCGGTCCTGTTTAGCATCCGAACCTACCAGAGCCTGCTTGCTCATGAAGCCAGCGACCCGGAGCGCGCCAGTCGTATGGCTAGTGTATTCAGCACTACCCCCCCAGCTATGATTGCCTATAAAAGCATGACGGACTTTTTACCCGCCTTGCTGGCTTATTTGGGCAAAACGTGTCGTAAGTGA